A region of Fusarium keratoplasticum isolate Fu6.1 chromosome 6, whole genome shotgun sequence DNA encodes the following proteins:
- a CDS encoding AB hydrolase-1 domain-containing protein, which yields MGSANDKPVFLVVTGAWHPPVCYDSLKNELNRLGYECAIPQMPSMGYGTHGVTWEADKAKVLETAEPYFDEGREVVLVGHSYGGIPATVATEGQGVHERAERGLKGGFRSIVFLAAFAVPVKGWDLLTTFGGAWPDWQNTQEAYTKNKQSTINEKGFQMLYNDTTEEEARKVYANLLPHSQDAFETGIDFIATDITIPKTYIICENDLIFPLALQEQLVKLTPGMKERRIAAGHSPFLGKSPETCKILVEITEGQ from the exons ATGGGCTCGGCTAACGATAAACCTGTTTTCCTTGTCGTCACCGGGGCATGGCATCCACCCGTCTGCTACGACTCCCTCAAGAACGAGCTCAACCGCCTTGGCTACGAATGCGCAATCCCCCAGATGCCCTCGATGGGCTACGGAACACATGGAGTCACCTGGGAGGCCGACAAGGCAAAGGTGTTGGAGACGGCTGAGCCTTACTTTGATGAAGGTAGAGAGGTGGTCCTCGTCGGCCACTCGTACGGAGGCATCCCCGCCACGGTCGCCACAGAGGGACAGGGGGTCCATGAGCGAGCTGAGCGAGGGCTGAAGGGTGGATTCCGTTCCATCGTCTTTCTTGCGGCTTTTGCGGTTCCCGTCAAGGGTTGGGATTTGTTGACGACTTTTGGTGGAGCTTGGCCTGACTGGCAAAACACCCAAGAGGCTTACACGAAG AACAAGCAGTCTACCATCAATGAGAAGGGTTttcagatgctctataacgATACcacagaagaagaagcaagaaaaGTGTACGCAAACTTGCTGCCGCACTCCCAAGACGCGTTCGAGACAGGCATCGACTTTATCGCGACCGACATAACCATCCCAAAGACCTATATAATCTGCGAGAACGACCTCATCTTCCCTCTGGCTCTTCAGGAGCAGCTGGTCAAGTTGACGCCTGGTatgaaggagaggaggatagCGGCTGGCCACAGCCCGTTCCTGGGCAAGTCTCCTGAGACTTGCAAGATTCTCGTCGAAATTACCGAGGGCCAGTAA